From a single Mycolicibacterium moriokaense genomic region:
- a CDS encoding amidase: MDDRELAFAGAAQQARLLADGAITAPALLEVYLERIARLDPELRAYRVVLADSAREQAAAAQARLDAGERLPLLGVPIAIKDDVDVVGEVTAIGSAAHGPARTADAEVVRRLREAGAVIVGKTNVPEMTLWSFAETLTFGATRNPWNTDYTPGGSSAGSGAAVAAGLAAMALGSDGMGSIRIPSTWCGLFGLKPQRDRVPMTPHDDAWNGLTVNGPMARTVEDAALFLDVTSDESGFVVAAAKDPGRLRVAISTKVPLGVVARVGAPQRAAVEEAAELLRELGHSVVVRDPDYPATGLTHALSRYFRGAYDDVSALPRPDRLEPRTRNFARIGGLISDERMNRIRATESVLAERVMSIYDDVDVLLTPGTALGPSRIGAYQRRGAVSTLMLVAARVPFQAMFNATGQPAAVVPWGFDGNGVPTSIQLVGRPFDEATLLSLSAQIEKARPWADRRPPVS; this comes from the coding sequence ATGGACGATCGCGAACTCGCCTTCGCGGGCGCTGCGCAGCAGGCCCGGTTGCTGGCCGACGGCGCCATCACCGCACCCGCGTTGCTCGAGGTGTATCTGGAACGCATCGCCCGCCTCGACCCCGAACTGCGGGCCTATCGCGTCGTCCTCGCCGACAGCGCCCGCGAGCAGGCCGCCGCGGCCCAGGCCCGCCTCGACGCGGGTGAGCGGCTGCCGCTGCTCGGTGTGCCCATCGCCATCAAGGACGACGTCGACGTCGTGGGGGAGGTGACGGCAATCGGGTCCGCCGCGCACGGACCCGCCCGCACCGCTGACGCCGAAGTGGTCCGGCGGCTGCGCGAGGCCGGTGCCGTCATCGTCGGCAAGACCAACGTGCCGGAGATGACGCTGTGGTCGTTTGCCGAGACCCTCACCTTCGGTGCGACCAGAAACCCCTGGAACACCGACTACACCCCGGGCGGCAGCAGCGCCGGAAGCGGTGCGGCGGTGGCCGCGGGACTCGCGGCGATGGCATTGGGGTCCGACGGTATGGGGTCGATCCGGATCCCGTCGACGTGGTGTGGGTTGTTCGGGCTCAAGCCGCAGCGCGATCGCGTGCCGATGACGCCTCACGACGACGCGTGGAACGGGTTGACCGTCAACGGGCCGATGGCGCGCACTGTCGAGGACGCGGCACTGTTTCTCGATGTCACGAGCGACGAGTCCGGCTTCGTCGTAGCAGCGGCGAAAGACCCTGGCAGGCTTCGGGTTGCGATCAGCACCAAGGTCCCGCTGGGCGTGGTGGCTCGCGTGGGCGCCCCGCAGCGAGCGGCGGTGGAGGAGGCGGCGGAGCTGCTGCGTGAGCTCGGGCACAGCGTCGTCGTACGCGATCCCGACTATCCGGCCACCGGTCTGACCCATGCGCTGTCGCGGTACTTCCGCGGGGCTTATGACGACGTTTCGGCGCTGCCCCGGCCGGACCGGCTCGAACCCCGCACCCGCAACTTCGCGCGAATCGGCGGGTTGATCTCCGATGAGCGGATGAACCGGATCAGGGCGACGGAGAGCGTCCTCGCCGAACGCGTCATGTCCATCTACGACGACGTCGACGTCCTCCTCACCCCCGGCACGGCGTTGGGCCCGTCGCGTATCGGCGCCTACCAGCGGCGCGGCGCGGTGTCGACGCTGATGCTGGTCGCGGCTAGGGTGCCGTTCCAGGCGATGTTCAACGCGACCGGCCAGCCGGCGGCCGTCGTGCCATGGGGATTCGACGGAAACGGGGTACCGACCTCGATCCAGCTGGTCGGCCGGCCATTCGACGAGGCGACCCTGCTCTCACTGAGCGCCCAGATCGAGAAGGCACGACCCTGGGCCGACCGTCGGCCCCCCGTGTCCTAG
- a CDS encoding DNA-deoxyinosine glycosylase: MGAPLVHGLPPIAGEGAHTLILGNMLSVMSMASGQYYGNPRNAFWRITGELYGFAADDPYEHRAAALVAHGIAVWDVLKSCRRTGSLDSAVQPDSMVPNDFGELFIAQPGIRRILFNGAAAEKNFNRLVRVAPDVHYQRLPSTSPAQTMRYEDKLKLWREALTAN, translated from the coding sequence ATGGGCGCGCCGCTGGTGCACGGCCTTCCGCCGATCGCAGGCGAGGGGGCGCACACGTTGATCCTCGGCAACATGCTCAGCGTGATGTCGATGGCGTCGGGGCAGTACTACGGCAACCCGCGCAACGCGTTCTGGCGGATCACCGGTGAGCTGTACGGGTTCGCCGCCGACGACCCGTACGAGCACCGGGCCGCCGCGCTGGTGGCGCATGGCATCGCGGTGTGGGACGTGCTGAAGTCGTGCAGGCGCACCGGCAGTCTCGATTCGGCGGTGCAGCCGGACAGCATGGTGCCCAACGACTTTGGTGAACTCTTCATCGCACAGCCGGGCATCAGGCGGATCCTCTTCAACGGTGCGGCCGCGGAGAAGAACTTCAACCGACTCGTGCGGGTCGCACCCGATGTGCACTACCAGCGATTACCGTCGACCAGCCCGGCTCAGACCATGCGCTACGAGGACAAACTGAAGCTCTGGCGCGAGGCCCTCACCGCCAACTAG
- a CDS encoding adenylate/guanylate cyclase domain-containing protein yields the protein MAEERDLEASGLLDGLEGKARADRLELVEWLLEKGYSVEQIKSSYAPMLLPARRLLGDDGVYVSARETCEKTGIDLELLKRFQRAMGLPSIDDPDAPMLLRADAEAAAFGQRFVELGIDPDQLVQVTRVLADGLSRAAEAMRYAGLASILDQTASELTIAKNSEALVGAAAPMLEPMIQEMLRLQLRHLLETEAISASEMAEGQGLPGARLVSIAFADLVGFTRLGEMVPPEELEGLAHRLADLAHEVAVPPVRFVKTIGDEVMLVSPDPVLLLEAVLTLVGEAERDEGFPRLRAGMATGEAVSRAGDWFGSPVNLASRVTGAARPGSVLVAESTREAIGDDERFTWSFAGARHLKGISSDVKLFRVRRSAD from the coding sequence GTGGCCGAAGAACGCGATCTCGAGGCGTCCGGGCTGCTCGACGGGCTTGAGGGGAAGGCCCGCGCTGACCGCCTCGAGCTCGTCGAATGGCTGCTCGAGAAGGGCTACAGCGTCGAACAGATCAAAAGCTCGTACGCGCCGATGCTGCTCCCGGCCCGCCGGTTGCTCGGTGACGACGGCGTTTACGTCTCCGCGCGCGAGACCTGCGAGAAGACCGGTATCGACCTCGAGCTCCTGAAGCGCTTCCAACGGGCGATGGGGCTGCCGAGCATCGACGATCCTGACGCCCCCATGCTTCTGCGCGCCGATGCCGAGGCGGCGGCCTTCGGGCAGCGCTTCGTTGAGTTGGGTATCGACCCGGACCAGCTGGTACAGGTGACGCGGGTGCTGGCCGACGGCCTGTCGAGGGCGGCTGAAGCGATGCGTTACGCGGGTTTGGCGTCGATCCTCGATCAGACGGCGAGCGAGCTGACCATCGCGAAGAACTCCGAGGCGCTCGTGGGTGCGGCCGCGCCGATGCTGGAACCCATGATCCAGGAGATGCTGCGACTACAGCTGCGGCATCTGTTGGAGACCGAGGCGATCAGCGCATCGGAAATGGCTGAGGGCCAAGGACTTCCGGGCGCGCGCCTGGTGAGCATCGCCTTCGCCGATCTCGTCGGGTTCACCCGACTCGGCGAGATGGTTCCGCCGGAGGAGCTGGAGGGGCTCGCGCACCGGCTGGCCGACCTCGCCCACGAGGTCGCGGTGCCGCCCGTGCGCTTCGTCAAGACCATCGGCGATGAAGTCATGCTCGTCAGCCCCGATCCGGTGCTACTGCTGGAAGCCGTGTTGACGTTGGTCGGCGAAGCGGAACGCGACGAGGGGTTCCCGCGACTCCGGGCGGGGATGGCCACGGGGGAGGCCGTCAGCCGCGCCGGTGACTGGTTCGGCAGTCCGGTGAACCTCGCGAGTCGAGTGACCGGCGCCGCCCGTCCCGGTTCGGTTCTGGTGGCCGAGTCCACCCGTGAGGCCATCGGCGACGACGAACGGTTCACGTGGTCATTCGCAGGCGCACGCCACCTCAAGGGCATCTCATCCGACGTCAAGCTGTTCCGCGTCCGACGGTCGGCCGACTGA
- a CDS encoding NAD-dependent epimerase/dehydratase family protein, with translation MRGSKILITGPTGQVAMPVAKALAVENEVWGIARFTDTVARDDLEKAGVRCETVNLAGGDFSGIPPDFDYVINLAVAKSGRWDKDLAANAESVGLLMAHCREMKAFLHCSSGAVYDPPGDEPRTERAALGDNHKPLFPTYSISKIAGEVVVRTMARALGIRSTIARLNVPYGDNGGWPFFHMEMMLSGMPIPVPPGGPARYNLMHEDDIIATLPKLLEIASVPATTINWAGEQFVSIQEWCTYLGSLVGVQPSFEESDQALRGNPLDVTLMRELVGPATVDWKDGLRRMAAKFHPELVTSATV, from the coding sequence ATGCGCGGTTCGAAGATTCTCATCACCGGCCCAACCGGTCAGGTCGCCATGCCGGTCGCCAAGGCGCTTGCCGTCGAGAACGAAGTGTGGGGGATCGCCCGTTTCACCGACACTGTCGCGCGGGATGACCTGGAGAAGGCCGGGGTGCGCTGCGAGACCGTCAACCTCGCGGGCGGTGACTTCTCGGGAATCCCGCCGGATTTCGACTACGTCATCAATTTGGCGGTGGCCAAGAGCGGTCGCTGGGACAAGGATCTTGCCGCCAATGCGGAGTCGGTCGGACTCCTGATGGCGCACTGCCGGGAGATGAAGGCCTTCCTGCACTGCTCGTCGGGAGCCGTCTACGACCCACCCGGCGACGAACCCCGTACCGAACGCGCCGCGCTGGGCGACAACCACAAACCGTTGTTCCCAACGTATTCCATCTCCAAGATCGCCGGTGAGGTGGTCGTCCGCACGATGGCCCGCGCACTCGGCATTCGCAGCACCATCGCCCGGCTCAATGTCCCGTACGGCGACAACGGTGGATGGCCGTTCTTCCACATGGAGATGATGCTGAGCGGCATGCCGATCCCGGTTCCGCCCGGGGGCCCGGCCCGCTACAACCTCATGCACGAGGACGACATCATCGCGACTCTTCCGAAGCTCCTCGAGATCGCGTCGGTTCCGGCCACCACCATCAACTGGGCAGGCGAGCAGTTCGTCAGCATTCAGGAGTGGTGCACCTACCTCGGCTCACTCGTCGGTGTGCAGCCGTCGTTCGAGGAGAGCGACCAGGCGTTGCGCGGCAACCCTCTCGACGTCACGCTCATGCGTGAACTCGTCGGACCCGCGACCGTCGACTGGAAGGACGGCCTGCGCCGCATGGCGGCCAAGTTCCACCCGGAACTGGTGACTAGCGCGACGGTGTGA
- a CDS encoding heavy metal translocating P-type ATPase produces MSVVELAVDGMTCASCASRIEKKLNKIDGVTATVNFATEKARVEFGDDVTADQLVKTVEQAGYQAHLPTSEQAEAEEDPTAALRWRLLICVALTVPVVATAMVPALQFMYWQWVSLALAAPVVLWGAWPFHRAALANLRHGTATMDTLISMGTLAALGWSVYALFWGAAGTPGMTHTFELTIGRGDGSGNIYLEAAAGVTTLILAGRYFEARSKRRAGAALRAMLELGVKDVTVRRSGAEQRIPIEELKVGDEFVVRPGEKIATDGVVVEGRSAVDASLLTGESVPVEVEPGCEVVGATVNADGRLVVRANRVGADTALAQISRLVEEAQNGKAQAQRLADRIAGVFVPIVIALSVATLGFWIGTGGPVAAAFTAAVAVLIIACPCALGLATPTALMVGTGRGAQLGILIKGPEVLESTKEVDTILLDKTGTVTTGTMTLVDVITADGERPEQLLRLAGALEVASEHPIAKAITAGAQARVGEFPQATDFTNLRGLGVRGVVDGAKVTVGRRRLFSEMSEELSESVRSAESAGNTAVVVGLDDTALGVLVVADAVKTTSAEAVKELRALGLTPILLTGDNEATARTVAQQVGIDEVIAGVLPEEKVDVVKRLQAEGKIVAMVGDGVNDAAALAQADLGLAMGSGADVAIEASDLTLVRNDLRTVPDAIRLSRRTLATIKGNLFWAFAYNVAALPLAAAGLLNPMIAGAAMAFSSVFVLSNSLRLRRFTPSR; encoded by the coding sequence ATGTCGGTCGTAGAACTCGCGGTCGACGGCATGACGTGTGCGTCATGCGCCAGTCGAATCGAGAAGAAGCTCAACAAGATCGACGGCGTCACCGCCACGGTCAACTTCGCGACGGAGAAGGCCCGCGTCGAGTTCGGCGACGATGTCACCGCCGATCAGCTCGTGAAGACGGTCGAGCAGGCCGGCTATCAGGCCCATCTGCCGACGTCGGAACAGGCTGAGGCGGAAGAGGATCCGACAGCCGCGCTGCGTTGGCGGCTGCTGATCTGTGTGGCCTTGACGGTGCCCGTCGTCGCGACCGCGATGGTGCCCGCACTGCAGTTCATGTACTGGCAGTGGGTTTCGCTGGCGCTGGCGGCGCCCGTGGTGCTGTGGGGCGCTTGGCCGTTCCATCGGGCGGCGTTGGCGAATCTGCGTCATGGCACCGCCACCATGGACACGCTGATCTCGATGGGCACCCTGGCCGCGCTGGGGTGGTCGGTGTACGCGTTGTTCTGGGGTGCGGCAGGGACGCCGGGTATGACGCATACGTTCGAGCTGACGATCGGCCGCGGCGACGGCAGCGGCAACATCTACCTCGAGGCCGCGGCAGGCGTCACCACCCTCATTCTCGCCGGGCGCTATTTCGAGGCCAGGTCCAAGCGACGTGCCGGTGCGGCACTGCGCGCGATGCTGGAACTCGGGGTCAAGGATGTGACGGTACGGAGAAGCGGTGCCGAACAACGCATCCCGATCGAAGAGCTGAAGGTCGGCGATGAGTTCGTGGTCCGCCCCGGCGAGAAGATCGCCACCGACGGCGTCGTCGTGGAGGGACGGTCCGCCGTCGACGCGTCGCTGCTGACCGGAGAATCGGTGCCCGTCGAGGTCGAACCCGGCTGCGAGGTGGTCGGTGCCACTGTCAACGCTGACGGCCGACTGGTGGTGCGGGCCAACCGGGTCGGCGCCGACACCGCGCTGGCCCAGATAAGCCGACTGGTCGAGGAGGCGCAGAACGGCAAGGCGCAGGCCCAGCGTCTGGCCGACCGGATCGCCGGCGTCTTCGTCCCGATCGTCATCGCGTTATCCGTTGCGACGCTCGGATTTTGGATCGGCACGGGCGGACCGGTGGCGGCGGCGTTCACCGCGGCGGTCGCAGTGCTGATCATCGCGTGCCCCTGCGCGTTAGGTCTCGCGACGCCGACGGCGTTGATGGTCGGTACCGGCCGGGGAGCGCAGTTGGGCATTCTGATCAAAGGCCCCGAGGTGCTGGAATCGACCAAGGAAGTCGACACCATCCTGTTGGACAAGACGGGTACGGTCACCACCGGCACGATGACGCTCGTCGACGTGATCACCGCGGACGGTGAGCGGCCCGAACAGCTGCTTCGCCTCGCGGGGGCACTCGAGGTGGCCTCCGAACACCCGATTGCGAAGGCCATCACGGCGGGCGCGCAGGCCAGGGTGGGTGAATTCCCCCAGGCAACGGACTTCACCAATCTGCGGGGACTCGGCGTCCGAGGTGTCGTTGACGGCGCCAAGGTGACAGTCGGGCGACGGCGGCTGTTCAGCGAGATGTCCGAGGAACTTTCAGAGTCCGTGCGGAGCGCGGAATCCGCGGGCAACACGGCGGTTGTGGTCGGCCTGGACGACACCGCCCTCGGTGTGCTGGTGGTCGCCGACGCGGTCAAGACGACCTCCGCCGAGGCAGTCAAAGAGCTTCGCGCTCTTGGCCTTACCCCGATCCTGCTCACGGGTGACAACGAGGCGACGGCGCGCACGGTCGCCCAACAGGTCGGCATCGACGAGGTGATCGCAGGCGTACTGCCTGAGGAGAAGGTCGACGTGGTCAAGCGTCTGCAGGCCGAGGGCAAGATCGTCGCGATGGTCGGTGACGGCGTCAACGATGCGGCCGCCCTCGCACAGGCCGACCTCGGACTCGCCATGGGCAGCGGCGCGGACGTGGCGATCGAGGCGAGCGATCTGACTCTCGTTCGCAATGACCTGCGCACCGTCCCGGACGCGATCCGGCTGTCGCGCCGCACGCTGGCGACGATCAAGGGCAACCTGTTCTGGGCGTTCGCCTACAACGTCGCCGCGCTGCCGTTGGCCGCCGCGGGCTTACTCAACCCGATGATCGCCGGCGCCGCAATGGCTTTCAGTTCCGTCTTCGTCCTCAGCAACAGCCTGCGACTGCGCCGGTTCACACCGTCGCGCTAG
- a CDS encoding heavy-metal-associated domain-containing protein has protein sequence MSTTTTVTVTGMSCGHCAASIREEVREIPGVRAVEVDLASGTVTIDSDKVVEPSAIRTAIEDAGYQLAS, from the coding sequence ATGAGCACGACGACAACCGTCACGGTCACCGGGATGAGCTGCGGACATTGCGCGGCGTCGATCCGTGAGGAGGTCAGGGAGATCCCGGGTGTCCGGGCGGTCGAGGTGGACCTGGCCAGCGGCACCGTCACCATCGACAGTGACAAAGTGGTCGAGCCGTCCGCGATCAGGACCGCCATCGAGGATGCCGGCTACCAGCTGGCGAGCTGA
- the dtd gene encoding D-aminoacyl-tRNA deacylase, with amino-acid sequence MRVLVQRVTSAAVRVDGEVVGAVRPEGQGLVALVGVTHDDDTAKAQRLAEKLWQLRILDDEKSASDVGAPILVVSQFTLYGNTAKGRRPTWNAAAPRSVAEPLVTAFADALRELGARVETGVFGADMQLELVNDGPVTVMLEM; translated from the coding sequence ATGCGTGTTCTGGTGCAACGGGTGACGTCGGCGGCGGTACGGGTCGACGGCGAGGTCGTCGGTGCGGTGCGTCCCGAGGGCCAAGGGCTGGTCGCACTGGTGGGTGTCACCCACGATGACGACACGGCCAAGGCGCAGCGGCTGGCCGAAAAGCTTTGGCAATTGCGCATTCTCGATGACGAGAAGTCGGCGAGCGACGTCGGCGCACCGATCCTGGTCGTCAGCCAGTTCACGCTGTACGGCAACACCGCCAAGGGGCGCAGGCCCACGTGGAACGCCGCCGCTCCGCGTTCGGTCGCCGAGCCGCTCGTGACTGCGTTCGCCGACGCGCTGCGCGAACTCGGCGCACGTGTCGAGACCGGTGTGTTCGGTGCGGATATGCAGCTCGAGCTCGTCAACGACGGTCCGGTGACGGTGATGCTCGAGATGTGA
- a CDS encoding AIM24 family protein, whose translation MTGPNSGSWRPDPEGRYEHRWWDGQRWTDQVSHQGQMFRAPLGGAPPPGPQPPPQPGPPPQAMAVAGQPQGDGFSGITGDLVDGRFSEKEAKPIANQNSKLLRVRLGEPFMARQGSMVAYQGNVDFAFEGGGASKFLKKALTGEGLPLMRCQGQGDVFLAERAYDVHLLNLTNSGLSISGKNVLAFSSSLDWNIERVKGGGMVAGGLFNTTLRGTGWVALTTDGPPVVLNAAEAPTFADTNAVVAWSANLQTQLKTSFKAGALIGRGSGEAVQVSFYGPGFVIVQPSEGAPPVASA comes from the coding sequence ATGACGGGACCAAACAGCGGAAGCTGGCGACCGGATCCCGAAGGTCGCTACGAGCACCGATGGTGGGACGGCCAGCGTTGGACGGATCAGGTTTCCCACCAAGGGCAGATGTTTCGGGCGCCGCTCGGTGGCGCACCGCCGCCCGGACCCCAGCCACCACCGCAACCCGGGCCACCACCCCAGGCGATGGCCGTCGCCGGACAGCCGCAAGGTGACGGCTTCTCGGGCATCACAGGCGATCTGGTCGACGGGCGCTTCAGCGAGAAGGAAGCCAAGCCGATCGCCAACCAGAACTCGAAGCTGCTTCGCGTGCGCCTGGGCGAACCGTTCATGGCCCGGCAGGGTTCGATGGTGGCCTATCAGGGCAACGTGGACTTCGCCTTCGAAGGCGGCGGTGCATCGAAGTTCCTCAAGAAGGCGCTCACCGGTGAGGGATTGCCGCTGATGCGGTGCCAAGGCCAGGGCGATGTGTTCCTCGCCGAGCGGGCGTATGACGTGCACCTGCTGAACCTGACGAACTCCGGGCTGTCGATCAGCGGCAAGAACGTGCTGGCCTTCTCGTCGAGCCTCGACTGGAACATCGAGCGCGTGAAGGGCGGCGGCATGGTCGCCGGCGGCCTGTTCAACACCACGCTGCGCGGGACAGGTTGGGTGGCGCTGACGACGGACGGACCACCCGTCGTGCTGAATGCGGCAGAGGCACCGACCTTCGCCGACACCAACGCGGTGGTGGCGTGGTCGGCGAATCTGCAGACCCAGCTGAAGACGAGCTTCAAGGCGGGCGCACTGATCGGCCGCGGCTCGGGCGAGGCGGTTCAAGTCTCGTTCTACGGACCGGGTTTCGTGATCGTGCAACCGTCGGAGGGCGCCCCGCCGGTCGCATCAGCCTGA
- a CDS encoding ABC transporter ATP-binding protein, with protein sequence MARPIRGAVQAPTERSRDFKGSAIRLVKQLTPQRGLAATVVLLGIGGIAIGVVGPRILGHATDLLFNGVIGRQLPAGLTKEQAIEAARARGDNTFADLLSGMNVVPGQGVDFGAVGRTLALALGLYLVAALMVWLQARLLNVAVQRTMVALRSDVENKIHRMPLSYFDNRQRGEVLSRVTNDVDNIQTSLSMTISQLLTSVLTVFAVLVMMLTISPLLTLLTVITVPLSLWATRAIARRSQRMFVAQWANTGRLNAHIEETYSGFTIVKTFGHRAKAEDQFREFNDDVHDSSFGAQFFSGLVSPATVFIGNISYVAVAVVGGLHVATGQITLGSIQAFIQYVRQFNQPLTQVAGMYNTLQSGVASAERVFDLLDAEEESPEPAPMLYAPDGRPGRVEFKNVTFSYHPGTPVISDLSLVAEPGTTVAIVGPTGAGKTTLVNLLMRFYEVDSGQILLDGVDIATMSRQSLRSRIGMVLQDTWLFAGTIYDNIAYGRPDATEDEVITAATAAYVDRFVHQLPDGYQTWVRDDGTNISAGEKQLITIARAALSSPHLLVLDEATSSVDTRTELLIQQAMAELRRDRTSFIIAHRLSTIRDADVIVVLEAGRIVEQGSHDELMAKRGAYWAMARA encoded by the coding sequence ATGGCACGGCCCATCCGGGGCGCGGTACAGGCGCCGACCGAACGGTCACGCGACTTCAAGGGATCGGCGATCCGACTCGTAAAGCAGCTGACCCCGCAACGAGGCCTGGCCGCCACGGTCGTCCTGCTGGGCATCGGCGGCATCGCGATCGGCGTCGTCGGCCCACGCATCCTCGGGCACGCGACCGACCTGCTCTTCAACGGTGTGATCGGCCGACAGTTGCCTGCCGGCCTGACCAAGGAACAGGCCATCGAGGCGGCCCGAGCACGCGGTGACAACACCTTCGCCGACCTGCTCTCCGGCATGAACGTCGTGCCCGGGCAAGGGGTGGACTTCGGCGCCGTCGGCCGCACACTGGCGCTGGCGCTGGGGCTGTATCTGGTTGCCGCGCTGATGGTTTGGCTTCAGGCCAGGCTGCTCAACGTCGCGGTGCAGCGCACGATGGTGGCCCTGCGCTCCGATGTCGAGAACAAGATCCACCGGATGCCGTTGTCCTACTTCGACAACCGTCAGCGCGGCGAAGTGTTGAGCCGCGTCACCAACGATGTCGACAACATCCAGACATCGCTGTCCATGACCATCAGCCAGCTGCTGACGTCGGTGCTGACAGTGTTCGCAGTGTTGGTGATGATGTTGACCATCTCGCCGCTTTTGACGCTGCTGACCGTCATCACCGTGCCGCTATCGCTTTGGGCGACACGGGCGATCGCACGCCGGTCCCAGCGCATGTTCGTCGCGCAATGGGCCAACACCGGCCGGCTCAACGCGCACATCGAGGAGACCTACAGCGGTTTCACTATCGTCAAGACGTTCGGTCATCGCGCCAAGGCTGAGGATCAGTTCCGGGAGTTCAACGACGACGTACACGACAGCAGCTTTGGGGCGCAGTTCTTTTCGGGTCTGGTGTCGCCTGCGACGGTGTTCATCGGCAACATCAGCTATGTCGCGGTGGCCGTGGTCGGCGGCCTTCACGTCGCGACCGGACAGATCACCCTCGGCAGCATCCAGGCGTTCATCCAGTACGTGCGCCAGTTCAACCAGCCGCTGACGCAGGTCGCGGGCATGTACAACACGCTGCAATCCGGCGTGGCCAGCGCGGAGCGGGTGTTTGACCTGCTCGACGCCGAGGAAGAATCGCCGGAGCCGGCCCCGATGCTGTACGCGCCGGACGGACGGCCCGGCCGGGTCGAGTTCAAAAACGTCACCTTCAGCTACCACCCCGGCACCCCCGTCATCAGCGACCTCTCGCTGGTCGCCGAACCCGGGACGACGGTGGCGATCGTCGGACCGACGGGTGCGGGCAAGACGACACTGGTCAATCTGCTGATGCGGTTCTACGAAGTCGACTCGGGCCAGATCCTGCTGGACGGCGTCGACATCGCCACCATGAGCCGTCAATCGCTGCGCTCGCGCATCGGCATGGTGCTGCAGGACACCTGGCTGTTCGCCGGCACGATCTACGACAACATCGCCTACGGCAGACCGGACGCGACCGAAGACGAGGTGATCACGGCCGCCACCGCCGCCTACGTCGACCGGTTCGTGCACCAACTGCCCGACGGCTATCAGACCTGGGTCAGGGACGACGGGACGAACATCAGCGCGGGCGAGAAACAGCTCATCACCATCGCCCGTGCGGCGCTGTCCAGCCCGCACCTGCTGGTGCTCGACGAAGCGACGAGTTCGGTCGACACCCGCACCGAGTTGCTGATCCAACAGGCGATGGCCGAACTGCGCCGCGATCGGACGAGTTTCATCATCGCGCACCGGCTTTCGACGATCCGCGATGCCGACGTCATCGTCGTCCTCGAGGCCGGCCGGATCGTCGAGCAGGGCAGCCATGACGAGCTGATGGCTAAGCGTGGCGCTTATTGGGCTATGGCGCGCGCCTAG